One segment of Candidatus Goldiibacteriota bacterium DNA contains the following:
- a CDS encoding glycosyltransferase family 2 protein — translation MSRETLKEILLSVIIPVYNEERTLEELVDRVMDVQLEGVTKQVVIVDDKSTDSTHSILEKINLKYPEIEIIYKEKNEGKGAALKTGFALAKGNYTIIQDADLEYDPEDYKVILDSFRHKEVDVVYGSRFLGRHRAFLFMNLIANKILNLVTNILYNTTLTDMETCYKMFKTELIQSIEIKSKGFEIEPEITAKMLKKKARIYEVPISFFGRSYDEGKKIKAVDGFKAIWALVKYRFVD, via the coding sequence ATGAGCCGGGAAACTTTAAAAGAAATATTACTTTCCGTAATTATACCAGTTTATAACGAAGAGCGCACTCTTGAAGAACTTGTGGACAGGGTTATGGACGTGCAGCTTGAAGGGGTAACCAAACAGGTTGTAATAGTTGACGATAAATCCACGGATTCCACCCATTCAATACTTGAAAAAATAAATTTAAAATATCCTGAGATTGAAATAATTTATAAAGAAAAAAATGAAGGCAAGGGAGCCGCTTTAAAAACAGGTTTTGCCCTTGCCAAGGGAAATTACACCATTATTCAGGACGCCGACCTTGAATATGATCCCGAAGATTATAAAGTGATACTTGATTCTTTTAGGCACAAAGAAGTGGATGTGGTGTATGGGTCCAGGTTCCTTGGAAGGCACAGGGCGTTTTTATTTATGAACCTTATTGCCAATAAAATACTTAATCTTGTCACCAATATACTTTATAATACCACCCTTACCGACATGGAAACCTGTTATAAAATGTTTAAGACAGAACTTATACAGTCAATAGAGATAAAATCAAAGGGTTTTGAAATAGAGCCGGAAATTACAGCGAAGATGCTTAAAAAGAAAGCAAGAATTTATGAAGTGCCTATAAGTTTCTTCGGCAGAAGTTATGATGAAGGAAAAAAGATAAAGGCCGTTGACGGATTCAAGGCAATATGGGCTCTTGTCAAATACAGGTTTGTGGACTGA
- a CDS encoding class I SAM-dependent methyltransferase, which yields MDSKHSLTDSLHKISNLQNYNSWIYENIKKGISGRVLEIGCGIGNITDFILKDSRQVCAADIDGNYLKYACKKYKGNKKVKVKKLDIIKPGNKIKKGGYDTAVMLNVLEHIKDEKKAVVNVKNALVKNGKFVILVPAMQSIYGEMDKALGHHKRYNKAELKKLLEDNGFKIIDIFYLNFAGIIGWYFSGRILKKSHIPDNQAKIFDRYILPVTKPCERLIKPPAGQSIVAIAQKI from the coding sequence ATGGATTCAAAGCACAGCCTTACGGATTCCCTTCATAAAATCAGCAATTTACAGAATTACAATTCCTGGATTTATGAAAATATAAAAAAAGGCATAAGCGGCAGGGTTCTGGAAATAGGATGCGGTATAGGCAATATAACGGATTTTATTTTAAAAGACAGCAGGCAGGTATGCGCCGCAGACATTGACGGAAATTATCTTAAATATGCCTGCAAAAAATATAAAGGCAATAAAAAAGTAAAAGTAAAAAAGCTTGATATAATAAAGCCGGGTAATAAGATTAAAAAAGGCGGATATGACACAGCTGTAATGCTTAATGTGCTGGAACATATTAAGGATGAAAAAAAAGCCGTGGTTAATGTAAAAAACGCGCTGGTAAAAAACGGTAAATTTGTTATTCTGGTTCCGGCAATGCAGTCAATTTACGGCGAAATGGACAAAGCCCTGGGCCACCATAAAAGATATAATAAAGCAGAACTGAAAAAACTGCTTGAAGATAACGGTTTTAAAATTATTGATATTTTTTACCTTAATTTTGCCGGAATTATCGGCTGGTATTTCAGCGGCAGAATATTGAAAAAAAGCCATATACCTGATAATCAGGCAAAGATTTTTGACAGGTACATACTGCCTGTTACAAAGCCGTGTGAAAGGTTAATTAAACCGCCGGCAGGGCAGTCAATAGTGGCAATAGCGCAGAAAATTTAA